A portion of the Stegostoma tigrinum isolate sSteTig4 chromosome 44, sSteTig4.hap1, whole genome shotgun sequence genome contains these proteins:
- the LOC132207113 gene encoding histone H1-like, protein MSDSAAAETAPPASASTKPKPPKKKKAAAPRKKPAGPGLGERIVKIVGENSDRKGTSLVAIKKALQRSGVNVEKQNAQIRMAAKRCLAKGSLVLVKGQGVSGSFKLAKNPVKAKVGKKARPAAAAKKAAVKKTTARKVAAKKSPAKKATGKKAGGKKAATPKKAAKKAAPKKKTPVKKVIKTKSPKAAKPAPKSRKPKAKPKAKVTKKAAKK, encoded by the coding sequence ATGAGCGACAGTGCAGCCGCCGAAACGGCTCCTCCAGCCTCCGCCAGCACCAAACCCAAGCCTCCCAAGAAGAAGAAGGCGGCGGCTCCCAGGAAGAAACCAGCCGGTCCCGGGTTGGGCGAGCGGATTGTGAAGATTGTCGGGGAGAACAGCGATCGGAAGGGGACGTCTCTGGTCGCTATAAAGAAGGCGCTGCAGAGAAGCGGGGTCAATGTGGAGAAGCAAAATGCACAGATCAGGATGGCTGCCAAGAGGTGCCTGGCGAAAGGCTCCCTGGTTCTGGTGAAGGGCCAGGGCGTCTCCGGCTCCTTCAAACTCGCAAAGAATCCAGTCAAGGCAAAAGTGGGAAAGAAGGCGAGACCAGCAGCAGCCGCCAAGAAAGCAGCGGTGAAGAAAACAACGGCCAGGAAGGTGGCAGCGAAGAAATCCCCAGCCAAGAAAGCAACAGGCAAGAAAGCGGGCGGCAAGAAGGCAGCAACGCCAAAGAAAGCGGCGAAGAAAGCAGCGCCGAAGAAAAAGACTCCCGTGAAGAAGGTGATAAAGACCAAGAGCCCCAAGGCCGCAAAGCCGGCCCCGAAATCGAGGAAACCGAAGGCCAAGCCCAAAGCGAAAgtgaccaagaaagcagcaaagaaatga
- the LOC125450093 gene encoding histone H2B 1/2-like, with protein sequence MPDEKKAQATSKKGAKKIIKKAPGKGGKTKKRSRKESYAIYIYKVMKQVHPDTGISSKAMNIMNSFVNDIFERIAGEASRLAHYNKRSTISSREIQTAVRLLLPGELAKHAVSEGTKAVTKYTSSK encoded by the coding sequence ATGCCGGATGAGAAGAAAGCGCAGGCAACTTCGAAGAAGGGCGCCAAAAAAATCATCAAGAAGGCGCCGGGGAAAGGCGGCAAGACAAAGAAACGatccaggaaagaaagttacGCCATCTACATCTAtaaagtgatgaagcaggttcaccccGACACCGGCATCTCCTCCAAGGCCATGAACATCATGAACTCGTTCGTCAACGACATTTTCGAGCGTATCGCGGGGGAggcttcccgcctggcccattacaacaagcgcagcaccatcagctcccgggagatccagaccgcggtgcggctgctgctgcccggggagctggccaagcacgccgtgtcggagggtacaaaggcggtgaccaagtacaccagctccaagtga